TTTGATCGTGTCCCAACAAGCAACCAAGAACTCGGAGGTTAAACCATCGGGGCCAGGTGCCTTCCCGTCGGCAGACTCTTGACGACATTCCAAATCTCCTCGTCGGTGAATGGCGTGTCGAGCTCGAGAAGGTTAAATTGCGGAACCCGAAGGGCCTGAAGATCAAGCGTGATGTCGCGCTCGGAAGCGCTTCCAAGAACGTTGGAGAAGTGGACAAAGGCGGCCTCGACCATCTCATCATGGTCGGTAATAGTTTGGGTGCCAACACTCAAACTTGATAAGAGGTTTCGTTGCTTGCGATGAGCAGCGTGCACCTTGAGGAAGGAGACGGCCGCGTCGTTGCTCCGGAGCCAGCAAAGGAGCACACGCTGCCTTGCGATAGATCGCTCGAGGGAGGCAAGGCCTAGATAGGAAGCCTTGAGCTTGCGGCGAAGCTAGGTCTCGAGAAGAGAAAGCGCCCGCAAATCTTGGGCAGCATCAAGCCGTGCAATGAGTTCGCGGGACACCTTAAGCTGCAGGGATACGTTGTCGATCGAGCATGCACTCCAGCTCCGCAGCTTCCTGGCCGTCGCCTTAGGACGTGTCACGGTCCGCCGAAAGGGATCGGCGTCAGGCGGAATAGAGGCCCAGGCCTCAGAGACCACCTGGTGAAAACCTTCCAACTTCGGCCAGAATCTCTCGAAGTGGAAATGTCGTGCTCCCGGTGGGCGGGCCACGCAGTCAACCAGGAGCGGGTAGTGGTCGGAGGCCGCGGAGGAGAGGCGGTGGAGCAAACAGTGCGGGTGGGCAATCTCCCAACCGAAGGTGCAAAGGATGCGGTCATTCCGAACAAGCGTCGGGGTGTCGCACTCATTGGACCAAGTATATCGCCGCCCATGCATGTAGAGATCACGAAGCTCCTCATTGGCGATGAAGCGCCTAAATCTGTTCATGGTGCGACGGTtgatgtttgagttgttcttctCCGAGGCCGAAGTGATCATGTTAAAATCTCCACCAATAAGCCATGGACCGATGCGGGACTCGCGCACGTCGTGCAACTCGGAAAGGAACTCTAGTTTGGCATCGTCGTCTTGAGGCCCGTACACGCCCGTGAGCCACCAATGACCATCCCTGGCCAGGGAAGTGACCAAGGCCGTAACATGGTGCTCGCCGATGAGGGGATTGGAAATAGAGATGGTAGAGCGTTGCCAAGCAAGGAGGATGCCACCGCGTGTGCTAGCCGCGGGGAGGAAGAAGTAGTCCTCGAAAGATGGACCGAGCGTGTCCAAGACAATGGCGTCGGAGACATGAGCGAGCTTTGTCTCTTGGAGACATACGATGCCAGGTGCGGCAGCGGAGATCACGCTGCGGACGGCCGTGCGTTTAGTGCCGGAGTTAAGACCACGAACGTTCCAAAAAATTGCTTTCAAGTTACAATCCATATGAGGGGGGCACGTTAGAGACGTCACAAAGGTAGACTAGGCCTCAATAAGCCGCCCCGGGGTGGAAGGCAGCGCGGCGGGGAGTTGCCACCCGAAGAAATCGGCGAATGCCTGCAGCACGTCAAGAGCCAGCGGTTGCTCGAAGAGGAGGGCGTACTTGCCAAGCACCTCTTCAGAGATAGGTGCGTCATCGCTTGAGATGAGGCCGAGATGGCGGAGCAGCACTCTTTTGGCCTTCATTTTGGAGTTGAGGCCATGGTCAGCGCGCGCGATACGGAAGCTGCGGCGAGGAGTAAAGTTGGCCGGCAGCTCCTTCTTGCGCCGCCGAGGCTTAGGCGCGGGGAGCAGCGAGGACGCCCTGACAGAAATGGCCTCAACGAAGGAAGAGAGGGGTGCATCGGGCGCAGGCACGTCCGCTGGCTGCATGGGTTGCATGGCCGGCGGGGCCGACCTGTCATCTGAAGAAGCAGCGGAAGTAGCGTGGGGTGGTGCAACATGCAGCACAACGTCCAAGCAGGGCGGGCCCGCCACAAGCGCGGGATCGGCGCAGTCGAAGCGAGCTGGCGCCAACGCGTGGGCGGGCACATCGTGGGTGGCAGCGGTCAAGCTAGCTGGGGCCTCCATGGTAGGCACGGGATCCGGTTTGTGCGGGGACAGGGGGAAGGAGGCACAGGATTGGCTGCGGAGGAATCTCTCACGTTTGTCGCGTCATCAGGTGGGCCTGGGGATGCTACCAAGGAAGGCGAGGCGACCAGGGCGGGCCCCTCCCTGTCGCCCAACGACAGGCATGACGTAGGGCCAGCGGCACGAGGAGGCGGCTTGTCGACGCCTGATTGGCCGATCGGGATCTCCTGGGATGGCCCAGAGGGACTTGGAGAGGAAGGCGCGACTTTGGTTGGCCGGTTTGAATCGCACGCGTCCCGAGACACCTGGGACCCGGGGGTCTGCACAGGGTCGGACGGGCTGGCATCCACCACGGGAGAAGGCACGTCTGGCGCGTCACGGGGCCCAGCATCGATCAGCAGAGGGGAGGCGCCCAATTGAAGCCGCGCGGAGACCCTGTCAGCAGAGGAAAAAGCACATGGGTGGGGCCCAAGTATTCACTCCCACCCACGGCACGGAGGAGGCACGTGCGCGTGGTGACGCCGGCGGCGACGGCCGCCCCGGCTAGGGGGGCTCTGCGAGCTACCGGAACGAGCTAGAGGAAACTGGTGGTGCTGCGGCCAGCGCAAAGGAAGCGGGGGGAGTCTTGCGCAGCTCCGTCGTTAGACGCAGGCGGTGGCgggggaggcggaggcggccggTGGTAGTCGACGCATGAAGCAACGTGGATCCCTATGGGGAAGGGTGCGAGCCCCAACGCAAGGTGCTCGGCACGGTCCGGGTTGGCGTCGGGATCCACTGTGTCATCGCCCGGCAGAAGGAGCTCGGAGGAGCGCGGGATCGCATCCGGATTGATAGTCCAGGTAGATAACCTGAAGACGGACATGTCGGCGAAGCTGCGGGTCTCAGGGGCGAGGTGCTCAACCTTGCAGAAGGGGGTGAGCAGAGTCTCGGCGGGCGCCCAGTGCCAAACGTGGTCAAGGATGCCATAGAGCTCAAGGGACACGAGGATTATTGTGTTTTTGTGTGATTTTAGCAACCGATGGTGATGTGGTATTTTTTGATGACATGCATATACGGTACACTCCACCAACACAAAACGTGCATGCGCAATCCAAGTGGATTGGGCCTTGGGGGTCCAAAAGGTAGTGTGGCTCAGTATAGCTCTAGTAGAAAGATTGATGTTTCTAAAAAAAGTAGAAAGATTGATTCCATCTCCTTTCGGCCACGTGCAGaggggctgatacgtctccaacgtatctataatttttgattgttccatactattatattatctgctttggatgttttatatgcatttatatgctattttatattattttttgggactaccctattaacctagagcccagtgccagtttcggttttatccttgtttttgagtttcgcagaaaaga
This sequence is a window from Aegilops tauschii subsp. strangulata cultivar AL8/78 chromosome 7, Aet v6.0, whole genome shotgun sequence. Protein-coding genes within it:
- the LOC141027002 gene encoding uncharacterized protein, coding for MDCNLKAIFWNVRGLNSGTKRTAVRSVISAAAPGIVCLQETKLAHVSDAIVLDTLGPSFEDYFFLPAASTRGGILLAWQRSTISISNPLIGEHHVTALVTSLARDGHWWLTGVYGPQDDDAKLEFLSELHDVRESRIGPWLIGGDFNMITSASEKNNSNINRRTMNRFRRFIANEELRDLYMHGRRYTWSNECDTPTLVRNDRILCTFGWEIAHPHCLLHRLSSAASDHYPLLVDCVARPPGARHFHFERFWPKLEGFHQVVSEAWASIPPDADPFRRTVTRPKATARKLRSWSACSIDNVSLQLKVSRELIARLDAAQDLRALSLLET